A region from the Plutella xylostella chromosome 8, ilPluXylo3.1, whole genome shotgun sequence genome encodes:
- the LOC105394264 gene encoding perilipin-4 isoform X43, producing the protein MFSGIADGAFRSIGEKTASLFERKKKDAEQLAAEKAAEAAHTVEEQIKKTGEIIGGAQKSAADAASSAQGAGNSAVNALSDELNKVSLAAGEAKDAAAKAVADGKKAIDTTKDTVATTFDSTKKAAESAITSAKDTVSSTLQSTVDTTQKVASSALETGKTYASSAKDTVSSTVQSTVDTTQKLAQSAVETGKSYVGGAKDYVSNTVNSTVDSTAKASQAAAESGKSFVSSAQDKVQSTVDVTKSMAQSTMDTTWTYFDYAKDTVQSTIQTAVDTSRTAAQSALDVGKTYVDSAKDTVASTVDHTYKAAGSAVETGKSYVGTAKETVASTVDSSKNVAASAVDKGVTLVGSAKDTVTSSVQGTVDTTKSVASSAFEKGSSLVGSAKDTLASTVDTTKNLGASAFEKGTSLVGTAKDTLASTVDSTKNVAASAIEKGTSAIGSAKDTIASTVDSTKNVAASAVDKGLSVATSAKDTISSTVASTVDSTKQAASTAFDTGSAFVGSAKDSIANKVQSTVETTKNVASAAVEKGSSMVETAKDSVASTVKSTVDNTKNVASAAVEKGSSLVGSAKVSVTSSFSIAKDNAEDIIDHNRNYVDDIEDSVEKAKHNVKSAVDDSTKAIDATTENMKNKFESTIKSSNKAADDAASEASDSINATVDSTKKAAEEAKAQALKAAEDAKEKARQAAEAAKEEARKAAEAAKEEAKKAANSAVEESKKAAESAVDSTLKRVEGAADEGLKNASAAVDAKLKNADKYLNEKRDALLSNISSAAHDGSEGAAGLLSKGLAAFPK; encoded by the exons atgttcagTGGAATAGCCG ATG GAGCGTTCCGAAGCATCGGTGAGAAGACCGCTTCACTCTTCGAGCGGAAGAAGAAGGACGCTGAACAGCTGGCTGCTGAGAAAGCGGCTGAGGCTGCTCACACGGTCGAGGAGCAGATCAAGAAGACCGGAGAGATCATCGGAGGGGCCCAGAAGAGCGCCGCCGATGCTGCCAGCTCAG CCCAAGGTGCTGGAAACTCTGCCGTGAACGCGCTGAGCGATGAGCTGAACAAGGTCAGCCTGGCTGCAGGGGAGGCCAAGGATGCCGCCGCCAAAGCAGTCGCTGACGGGAAAAAGGCCATCGACACTACTAAAG ATACAGTTGCCACAACTTTTGACAGCACAAAGAAAGCAGCGGAGTCCGCAATCACTTCAGCCAAAG ATACAGTATCAAGCACCCTCCAGAGTACTGTTGACACTACACAAAAAGTTGCTTCTTCCGCTTTGGAAACAGGAAAAACTTACGCTAGTAGCGCCAAAG ATACAGTCTCAAGCACAGTTCAAAGCACTGTAGACACAACACAAAAACTTGCACAGTCAGCCGTTGAAACTGGCAAATCTTATGTCGGAGGTGCTAAAG attacGTGTCTAACACAGTAAACTCCACTGTAGATTCTACTGCAAAGGCCTCTCAGGCTGCAGCTGAATCTGGAAAATCATTTGTCTCTTCCGCTCAAG ATAAAGTTCAGAGCACCGTTGATGTAACTAAAAGTATGGCGCAATCTACAATGGACACAACTTGGACTTACTTCGACTATGCCAAAG ATACTGTACAAAGTACGATACAGACTGCTGTAGATACTTCGAGAACTGCCGCGCAATCTGCTTTGGATGTTGGAAAGACTTATGTTGATAGTGCTAAAG ACACAGTCGCAAGCACAGTTGACCACACATATAAGGCAGCTGGATCAGCAGTTGAAACAGGGAAAAGCTATGTTGGAACTGCTAAAG AAACCGTAGCAAGCACCGTAGATTCATCAAAGAATGTTGCTGCGTCTGCAGTTGATAAAGGAGTAACTTTAGTGGGATCTGCCAAAG ACACAGTAACTAGTTCAGTCCAAGGCACAGTTGATACCACCAAATCAGTTGCTTCATCGGCTTTTGAAAAAGGTTCCTCATTAGTTGGAAGTGCCaaag ATACACTCGCTAGTACCGTAGATACCACCAAAAATTTGGGGGCTTCAGCTTTTGAGAAAGGCACATCTTTAGTTGGAACTGCAAAAG ataCACTTGCTAGCACTGTAGACTCTACTAAGAATGTAGCAGCTTCTGCTATTGAAAAGGGAACGTCAGCTATTGGTAGCGCTAAAG acACCATTGCAAGTACTGTTGATTCAACCAAAAATGTAGCAGCGTCTGCAGTTGATAAAGGACTGTCCGTTGCTACATCCGCTAAAG ATACGATATCTAGCACTGTTGCAAGCACTGTAGACTCAACCAAACAAGCTGCATCTACGGCATTCGATACTGGGTCAGCGTTTGTTGGAAGTGCTAAAG ATTCAATTGCTAACAAAGTTCAGAGCACTGtagaaacaacaaaaaatgtaGCCTCAGCTGCAGTTGAAAAGGGGTCATCAATGGTGGAAACTGCTAAAG ATAGCGTAGCTAGCACAGTTAAAAGCACTGTAGATAATACAAAGAACGTCGCATCTGCTGCTGTGGAAAAAGGTTCTTCATTAGTCGGGTCTGCTAAAG TTTCAGTCACTTCCTCATTTTCAATCGCAAAAGACAATGCTGAAGACATTATTGATCACAACAGAAACTACGTTGATGATATTGAAG ACTCTGTAGAAAAGGCTAAGCATAATGTAAAATCAGCAGTAGACGATAGCACAAAGGCCATTGATGCGACTACAG AGAACATGAAAAATAAGTTTGAATCAACTATTAAGAGTAGCAACAAGGCAGCCGATGATGCAGCAAGCGAAGCTAGTG ATTCGATAAACGCCACGGTCGACAGCACCAAGAAGGCTGCTGAAGAAGCCAAAGCTCAAGCCCTGAAAGCAGCTGAAGACGCCAAGGAAAAGGCTCGTCAAGCCGCTGAAGCCGCTAAGGAAGAGGCCAGGAAAGCTGCCGAGGCTGCCAAGGAAGAAGCTAAGAAAGCTGCCA aCTCAGCCGTAGAAGAGTCTAAGAAGGCGGCGGAGAGCGCGGTGGACAGCACGCTGAAGCGCGTGGAGGGCGCCGCGGACGAGGGGCTCAAGAACGCCAGCGCCGCCGTCGACGCCAAGCTCAAGAACGCCGACAAGTACTTGAACGAGAAACGGGATGCG TTGCTGTCCAACATTTCTTCAGCCGCTCACGATGGATCCGAGGGAGCAGCCGGTCTGCTGAGCAAGGGTCTGGCGGCTTTCCCCAAGTAA
- the LOC105394264 gene encoding perilipin-4 isoform X10, with translation MFSGIADGAFRSIGEKTASLFERKKKDAEQLAAEKAAEAAHTVEEQIKKTGEIIGGAQKSAADAASSAQGAGNSAVNALSDELNKVSLAAGEAKDAAAKAVADGKKAIDTTKDTVATTFDSTKKAAESAITSAKDTVSSTLQSTVDTTQKVASSALETGKTYASSAKDTVSSTVQSTVDTTQKLAQSAVETGKSYVGGAKDYVSNTVNSTVDSTAKASQAAAESGKSFVSSAQDKVQSTVDVTKSMAQSTMDTTWTYFDYAKDTVASTVDHTYKAAGSAVETGKSYVGTAKDTVASTIQSTVDTTKNVANTAVETTKSVANSAVEKGKSYVDSAKETVASTVDSSKNVAASAVDKGVTLVGSAKDTVTNTVSTTLDTTKSVAASAVEKGTSLVGSAKGTVASTVDTTKNVAASAFEMGSSAIGSAKDTITGTIQSTVDTTKNVASSAFEKGTSLAGSAKDTVTSSVQGTVDTTKSVASSAFEKGSSLVGSAKDTLASTVDTTKNLGASAFEKGTSLVGTAKDTLASTVDSTKNVAASAIEKGTSAIGSAKDTIASTVDSTKNVAASAVDKGLSVATSAKDTISSTVASTVDSTKQAASTAFDTGSAFVGSAKDSIANKVQSTVETTKNVASAAVEKGSSMVETAKDSVASTVKSTVDNTKNVASAAVEKGSSLVGSAKVSVTSSFSIAKDNAEDIIDHNRNYVDDIEDSVEKAKHNVKSAVDDSTKAIDATTENMKNKFESTIKSSNKAADDAASEASDSINATVDSTKKAAEEAKAQALKAAEDAKEKARQAAEAAKEEARKAAEAAKEEAKKAANSAVEESKKAAESAVDSTLKRVEGAADEGLKNASAAVDAKLKNADKYLNEKRDALLSNISSAAHDGSEGAAGLLSKGLAAFPK, from the exons atgttcagTGGAATAGCCG ATG GAGCGTTCCGAAGCATCGGTGAGAAGACCGCTTCACTCTTCGAGCGGAAGAAGAAGGACGCTGAACAGCTGGCTGCTGAGAAAGCGGCTGAGGCTGCTCACACGGTCGAGGAGCAGATCAAGAAGACCGGAGAGATCATCGGAGGGGCCCAGAAGAGCGCCGCCGATGCTGCCAGCTCAG CCCAAGGTGCTGGAAACTCTGCCGTGAACGCGCTGAGCGATGAGCTGAACAAGGTCAGCCTGGCTGCAGGGGAGGCCAAGGATGCCGCCGCCAAAGCAGTCGCTGACGGGAAAAAGGCCATCGACACTACTAAAG ATACAGTTGCCACAACTTTTGACAGCACAAAGAAAGCAGCGGAGTCCGCAATCACTTCAGCCAAAG ATACAGTATCAAGCACCCTCCAGAGTACTGTTGACACTACACAAAAAGTTGCTTCTTCCGCTTTGGAAACAGGAAAAACTTACGCTAGTAGCGCCAAAG ATACAGTCTCAAGCACAGTTCAAAGCACTGTAGACACAACACAAAAACTTGCACAGTCAGCCGTTGAAACTGGCAAATCTTATGTCGGAGGTGCTAAAG attacGTGTCTAACACAGTAAACTCCACTGTAGATTCTACTGCAAAGGCCTCTCAGGCTGCAGCTGAATCTGGAAAATCATTTGTCTCTTCCGCTCAAG ATAAAGTTCAGAGCACCGTTGATGTAACTAAAAGTATGGCGCAATCTACAATGGACACAACTTGGACTTACTTCGACTATGCCAAAG ACACAGTCGCAAGCACAGTTGACCACACATATAAGGCAGCTGGATCAGCAGTTGAAACAGGGAAAAGCTATGTTGGAACTGCTAAAG ATACGGTTGCAAGCACAATTCAGAGCACAGTAGATACCACTAAGAATGTTGCTAACACCGCAGTTGAGACCACAAAGAGTGTTGCTAACTCGGCTGTCGAGAAAGGCAAATCATATGTAGATAGTGCAAAAG AAACCGTAGCAAGCACCGTAGATTCATCAAAGAATGTTGCTGCGTCTGCAGTTGATAAAGGAGTAACTTTAGTGGGATCTGCCAAAG ATACCGTAACAAACACAGTATCTACAACTTTAGATACCACTAAATCAGTTGCTGCATCGGCAGTAGAAAAAGGCACTTCATTAGTTGGATCAGCTAAAG gcACAGTAGCTAGTACTGTAGATACGACCAAAAATGTAGCAGCATCTGCATTTGAAATGGGATCTTCAGCTATTGGTAGTGCAAAAG ATACGATCACTGGAACTATTCAAAGCACTGTAGATACCACAAAAAATGTAGCTTCATCGGCTTTTGAGAAAGGTACCTCACTAGCTGGATCTGCCAaag ACACAGTAACTAGTTCAGTCCAAGGCACAGTTGATACCACCAAATCAGTTGCTTCATCGGCTTTTGAAAAAGGTTCCTCATTAGTTGGAAGTGCCaaag ATACACTCGCTAGTACCGTAGATACCACCAAAAATTTGGGGGCTTCAGCTTTTGAGAAAGGCACATCTTTAGTTGGAACTGCAAAAG ataCACTTGCTAGCACTGTAGACTCTACTAAGAATGTAGCAGCTTCTGCTATTGAAAAGGGAACGTCAGCTATTGGTAGCGCTAAAG acACCATTGCAAGTACTGTTGATTCAACCAAAAATGTAGCAGCGTCTGCAGTTGATAAAGGACTGTCCGTTGCTACATCCGCTAAAG ATACGATATCTAGCACTGTTGCAAGCACTGTAGACTCAACCAAACAAGCTGCATCTACGGCATTCGATACTGGGTCAGCGTTTGTTGGAAGTGCTAAAG ATTCAATTGCTAACAAAGTTCAGAGCACTGtagaaacaacaaaaaatgtaGCCTCAGCTGCAGTTGAAAAGGGGTCATCAATGGTGGAAACTGCTAAAG ATAGCGTAGCTAGCACAGTTAAAAGCACTGTAGATAATACAAAGAACGTCGCATCTGCTGCTGTGGAAAAAGGTTCTTCATTAGTCGGGTCTGCTAAAG TTTCAGTCACTTCCTCATTTTCAATCGCAAAAGACAATGCTGAAGACATTATTGATCACAACAGAAACTACGTTGATGATATTGAAG ACTCTGTAGAAAAGGCTAAGCATAATGTAAAATCAGCAGTAGACGATAGCACAAAGGCCATTGATGCGACTACAG AGAACATGAAAAATAAGTTTGAATCAACTATTAAGAGTAGCAACAAGGCAGCCGATGATGCAGCAAGCGAAGCTAGTG ATTCGATAAACGCCACGGTCGACAGCACCAAGAAGGCTGCTGAAGAAGCCAAAGCTCAAGCCCTGAAAGCAGCTGAAGACGCCAAGGAAAAGGCTCGTCAAGCCGCTGAAGCCGCTAAGGAAGAGGCCAGGAAAGCTGCCGAGGCTGCCAAGGAAGAAGCTAAGAAAGCTGCCA aCTCAGCCGTAGAAGAGTCTAAGAAGGCGGCGGAGAGCGCGGTGGACAGCACGCTGAAGCGCGTGGAGGGCGCCGCGGACGAGGGGCTCAAGAACGCCAGCGCCGCCGTCGACGCCAAGCTCAAGAACGCCGACAAGTACTTGAACGAGAAACGGGATGCG TTGCTGTCCAACATTTCTTCAGCCGCTCACGATGGATCCGAGGGAGCAGCCGGTCTGCTGAGCAAGGGTCTGGCGGCTTTCCCCAAGTAA
- the LOC105394264 gene encoding perilipin-4 isoform X14: MFSGIADGAFRSIGEKTASLFERKKKDAEQLAAEKAAEAAHTVEEQIKKTGEIIGGAQKSAADAASSAQGAGNSAVNALSDELNKVSLAAGEAKDAAAKAVADGKKAIDTTKDTVATTFDSTKKAAESAITSAKDTVSSTLQSTVDTTQKVASSALETGKTYASSAKDTVSSTVQSTVDTTQKLAQSAVETGKSYVGGAKDYVSNTVNSTVDSTAKASQAAAESGKSFVSSAQDKVQSTVDVTKSMAQSTMDTTWTYFDYAKDTVQSTIQTAVDTSRTAAQSALDVGKTYVDSAKDTVASTVDHTYKAAGSAVETGKSYVGTAKDTVASTIQSTVDTTKNVANTAVETTKSVANSAVEKGKSYVDSAKETVASTVDSSKNVAASAVDKGVTLVGSAKDTVTNTVSTTLDTTKSVAASAVEKGTSLVGSAKGTVASTVDTTKNVAASAFEMGSSAIGSAKDTITGTIQSTVDTTKNVASSAFEKGTSLAGSAKDTLASTVDTTKNLGASAFEKGTSLVGTAKDTLASTVDSTKNVAASAIEKGTSAIGSAKDTIASTVDSTKNVAASAVDKGLSVATSAKDTISSTVASTVDSTKQAASTAFDTGSAFVGSAKDSIANKVQSTVETTKNVASAAVEKGSSMVETAKDSVASTVKSTVDNTKNVASAAVEKGSSLVGSAKVSVTSSFSIAKDNAEDIIDHNRNYVDDIEDSVEKAKHNVKSAVDDSTKAIDATTENMKNKFESTIKSSNKAADDAASEASDSINATVDSTKKAAEEAKAQALKAAEDAKEKARQAAEAAKEEARKAAEAAKEEAKKAANSAVEESKKAAESAVDSTLKRVEGAADEGLKNASAAVDAKLKNADKYLNEKRDALLSNISSAAHDGSEGAAGLLSKGLAAFPK, encoded by the exons atgttcagTGGAATAGCCG ATG GAGCGTTCCGAAGCATCGGTGAGAAGACCGCTTCACTCTTCGAGCGGAAGAAGAAGGACGCTGAACAGCTGGCTGCTGAGAAAGCGGCTGAGGCTGCTCACACGGTCGAGGAGCAGATCAAGAAGACCGGAGAGATCATCGGAGGGGCCCAGAAGAGCGCCGCCGATGCTGCCAGCTCAG CCCAAGGTGCTGGAAACTCTGCCGTGAACGCGCTGAGCGATGAGCTGAACAAGGTCAGCCTGGCTGCAGGGGAGGCCAAGGATGCCGCCGCCAAAGCAGTCGCTGACGGGAAAAAGGCCATCGACACTACTAAAG ATACAGTTGCCACAACTTTTGACAGCACAAAGAAAGCAGCGGAGTCCGCAATCACTTCAGCCAAAG ATACAGTATCAAGCACCCTCCAGAGTACTGTTGACACTACACAAAAAGTTGCTTCTTCCGCTTTGGAAACAGGAAAAACTTACGCTAGTAGCGCCAAAG ATACAGTCTCAAGCACAGTTCAAAGCACTGTAGACACAACACAAAAACTTGCACAGTCAGCCGTTGAAACTGGCAAATCTTATGTCGGAGGTGCTAAAG attacGTGTCTAACACAGTAAACTCCACTGTAGATTCTACTGCAAAGGCCTCTCAGGCTGCAGCTGAATCTGGAAAATCATTTGTCTCTTCCGCTCAAG ATAAAGTTCAGAGCACCGTTGATGTAACTAAAAGTATGGCGCAATCTACAATGGACACAACTTGGACTTACTTCGACTATGCCAAAG ATACTGTACAAAGTACGATACAGACTGCTGTAGATACTTCGAGAACTGCCGCGCAATCTGCTTTGGATGTTGGAAAGACTTATGTTGATAGTGCTAAAG ACACAGTCGCAAGCACAGTTGACCACACATATAAGGCAGCTGGATCAGCAGTTGAAACAGGGAAAAGCTATGTTGGAACTGCTAAAG ATACGGTTGCAAGCACAATTCAGAGCACAGTAGATACCACTAAGAATGTTGCTAACACCGCAGTTGAGACCACAAAGAGTGTTGCTAACTCGGCTGTCGAGAAAGGCAAATCATATGTAGATAGTGCAAAAG AAACCGTAGCAAGCACCGTAGATTCATCAAAGAATGTTGCTGCGTCTGCAGTTGATAAAGGAGTAACTTTAGTGGGATCTGCCAAAG ATACCGTAACAAACACAGTATCTACAACTTTAGATACCACTAAATCAGTTGCTGCATCGGCAGTAGAAAAAGGCACTTCATTAGTTGGATCAGCTAAAG gcACAGTAGCTAGTACTGTAGATACGACCAAAAATGTAGCAGCATCTGCATTTGAAATGGGATCTTCAGCTATTGGTAGTGCAAAAG ATACGATCACTGGAACTATTCAAAGCACTGTAGATACCACAAAAAATGTAGCTTCATCGGCTTTTGAGAAAGGTACCTCACTAGCTGGATCTGCCAaag ATACACTCGCTAGTACCGTAGATACCACCAAAAATTTGGGGGCTTCAGCTTTTGAGAAAGGCACATCTTTAGTTGGAACTGCAAAAG ataCACTTGCTAGCACTGTAGACTCTACTAAGAATGTAGCAGCTTCTGCTATTGAAAAGGGAACGTCAGCTATTGGTAGCGCTAAAG acACCATTGCAAGTACTGTTGATTCAACCAAAAATGTAGCAGCGTCTGCAGTTGATAAAGGACTGTCCGTTGCTACATCCGCTAAAG ATACGATATCTAGCACTGTTGCAAGCACTGTAGACTCAACCAAACAAGCTGCATCTACGGCATTCGATACTGGGTCAGCGTTTGTTGGAAGTGCTAAAG ATTCAATTGCTAACAAAGTTCAGAGCACTGtagaaacaacaaaaaatgtaGCCTCAGCTGCAGTTGAAAAGGGGTCATCAATGGTGGAAACTGCTAAAG ATAGCGTAGCTAGCACAGTTAAAAGCACTGTAGATAATACAAAGAACGTCGCATCTGCTGCTGTGGAAAAAGGTTCTTCATTAGTCGGGTCTGCTAAAG TTTCAGTCACTTCCTCATTTTCAATCGCAAAAGACAATGCTGAAGACATTATTGATCACAACAGAAACTACGTTGATGATATTGAAG ACTCTGTAGAAAAGGCTAAGCATAATGTAAAATCAGCAGTAGACGATAGCACAAAGGCCATTGATGCGACTACAG AGAACATGAAAAATAAGTTTGAATCAACTATTAAGAGTAGCAACAAGGCAGCCGATGATGCAGCAAGCGAAGCTAGTG ATTCGATAAACGCCACGGTCGACAGCACCAAGAAGGCTGCTGAAGAAGCCAAAGCTCAAGCCCTGAAAGCAGCTGAAGACGCCAAGGAAAAGGCTCGTCAAGCCGCTGAAGCCGCTAAGGAAGAGGCCAGGAAAGCTGCCGAGGCTGCCAAGGAAGAAGCTAAGAAAGCTGCCA aCTCAGCCGTAGAAGAGTCTAAGAAGGCGGCGGAGAGCGCGGTGGACAGCACGCTGAAGCGCGTGGAGGGCGCCGCGGACGAGGGGCTCAAGAACGCCAGCGCCGCCGTCGACGCCAAGCTCAAGAACGCCGACAAGTACTTGAACGAGAAACGGGATGCG TTGCTGTCCAACATTTCTTCAGCCGCTCACGATGGATCCGAGGGAGCAGCCGGTCTGCTGAGCAAGGGTCTGGCGGCTTTCCCCAAGTAA
- the LOC105394264 gene encoding perilipin-4 isoform X4, whose translation MFSGIADGAFRSIGEKTASLFERKKKDAEQLAAEKAAEAAHTVEEQIKKTGEIIGGAQKSAADAASSAQGAGNSAVNALSDELNKVSLAAGEAKDAAAKAVADGKKAIDTTKDTVATTFDSTKKAAESAITSAKDTVSSTLQSTVDTTQKVASSALETGKTYASSAKDTVSSTVQSTVDTTQKLAQSAVETGKSYVGGAKDYVSNTVNSTVDSTAKASQAAAESGKSFVSSAQDKVQSTVDVTKSMAQSTMDTTWTYFDYAKDTVQSTIQTAVDTSRTAAQSALDVGKTYVDSAKDTVASTVDHTYKAAGSAVETGKSYVGTAKDTVASTIQSTVDTTKNVANTAVETTKSVANSAVEKGKSYVDSAKETVASTVDSSKNVAASAVDKGVTLVGSAKDTVTNTVSTTLDTTKSVAASAVEKGTSLVGSAKGTVASTVDTTKNVAASAFEMGSSAIGSAKDTITGTIQSTVDTTKNVASSAFEKGTSLAGSAKDTVTSSVQGTVDTTKSVASSAFEKGSSLVGSAKDTLASTVDTTKNLGASAFEKGTSLVGTAKDTLASTVDSTKNVAASAIEKGTSAIGSAKDTIASTVDSTKNVAASAVDKGLSVATSAKDTISSTVASTVDSTKQAASTAFDTGSAFVGSAKDSIANKVQSTVETTKNVASAAVEKGSSMVETAKDSVASTVKSTVDNTKNVASAAVEKGSSLVGSAKVSVTSSFSIAKDNAEDIIDHNRNYVDDIEDSVEKAKHNVKSAVDDSTKAIDATTDSINATVDSTKKAAEEAKAQALKAAEDAKEKARQAAEAAKEEARKAAEAAKEEAKKAANSAVEESKKAAESAVDSTLKRVEGAADEGLKNASAAVDAKLKNADKYLNEKRDALLSNISSAAHDGSEGAAGLLSKGLAAFPK comes from the exons atgttcagTGGAATAGCCG ATG GAGCGTTCCGAAGCATCGGTGAGAAGACCGCTTCACTCTTCGAGCGGAAGAAGAAGGACGCTGAACAGCTGGCTGCTGAGAAAGCGGCTGAGGCTGCTCACACGGTCGAGGAGCAGATCAAGAAGACCGGAGAGATCATCGGAGGGGCCCAGAAGAGCGCCGCCGATGCTGCCAGCTCAG CCCAAGGTGCTGGAAACTCTGCCGTGAACGCGCTGAGCGATGAGCTGAACAAGGTCAGCCTGGCTGCAGGGGAGGCCAAGGATGCCGCCGCCAAAGCAGTCGCTGACGGGAAAAAGGCCATCGACACTACTAAAG ATACAGTTGCCACAACTTTTGACAGCACAAAGAAAGCAGCGGAGTCCGCAATCACTTCAGCCAAAG ATACAGTATCAAGCACCCTCCAGAGTACTGTTGACACTACACAAAAAGTTGCTTCTTCCGCTTTGGAAACAGGAAAAACTTACGCTAGTAGCGCCAAAG ATACAGTCTCAAGCACAGTTCAAAGCACTGTAGACACAACACAAAAACTTGCACAGTCAGCCGTTGAAACTGGCAAATCTTATGTCGGAGGTGCTAAAG attacGTGTCTAACACAGTAAACTCCACTGTAGATTCTACTGCAAAGGCCTCTCAGGCTGCAGCTGAATCTGGAAAATCATTTGTCTCTTCCGCTCAAG ATAAAGTTCAGAGCACCGTTGATGTAACTAAAAGTATGGCGCAATCTACAATGGACACAACTTGGACTTACTTCGACTATGCCAAAG ATACTGTACAAAGTACGATACAGACTGCTGTAGATACTTCGAGAACTGCCGCGCAATCTGCTTTGGATGTTGGAAAGACTTATGTTGATAGTGCTAAAG ACACAGTCGCAAGCACAGTTGACCACACATATAAGGCAGCTGGATCAGCAGTTGAAACAGGGAAAAGCTATGTTGGAACTGCTAAAG ATACGGTTGCAAGCACAATTCAGAGCACAGTAGATACCACTAAGAATGTTGCTAACACCGCAGTTGAGACCACAAAGAGTGTTGCTAACTCGGCTGTCGAGAAAGGCAAATCATATGTAGATAGTGCAAAAG AAACCGTAGCAAGCACCGTAGATTCATCAAAGAATGTTGCTGCGTCTGCAGTTGATAAAGGAGTAACTTTAGTGGGATCTGCCAAAG ATACCGTAACAAACACAGTATCTACAACTTTAGATACCACTAAATCAGTTGCTGCATCGGCAGTAGAAAAAGGCACTTCATTAGTTGGATCAGCTAAAG gcACAGTAGCTAGTACTGTAGATACGACCAAAAATGTAGCAGCATCTGCATTTGAAATGGGATCTTCAGCTATTGGTAGTGCAAAAG ATACGATCACTGGAACTATTCAAAGCACTGTAGATACCACAAAAAATGTAGCTTCATCGGCTTTTGAGAAAGGTACCTCACTAGCTGGATCTGCCAaag ACACAGTAACTAGTTCAGTCCAAGGCACAGTTGATACCACCAAATCAGTTGCTTCATCGGCTTTTGAAAAAGGTTCCTCATTAGTTGGAAGTGCCaaag ATACACTCGCTAGTACCGTAGATACCACCAAAAATTTGGGGGCTTCAGCTTTTGAGAAAGGCACATCTTTAGTTGGAACTGCAAAAG ataCACTTGCTAGCACTGTAGACTCTACTAAGAATGTAGCAGCTTCTGCTATTGAAAAGGGAACGTCAGCTATTGGTAGCGCTAAAG acACCATTGCAAGTACTGTTGATTCAACCAAAAATGTAGCAGCGTCTGCAGTTGATAAAGGACTGTCCGTTGCTACATCCGCTAAAG ATACGATATCTAGCACTGTTGCAAGCACTGTAGACTCAACCAAACAAGCTGCATCTACGGCATTCGATACTGGGTCAGCGTTTGTTGGAAGTGCTAAAG ATTCAATTGCTAACAAAGTTCAGAGCACTGtagaaacaacaaaaaatgtaGCCTCAGCTGCAGTTGAAAAGGGGTCATCAATGGTGGAAACTGCTAAAG ATAGCGTAGCTAGCACAGTTAAAAGCACTGTAGATAATACAAAGAACGTCGCATCTGCTGCTGTGGAAAAAGGTTCTTCATTAGTCGGGTCTGCTAAAG TTTCAGTCACTTCCTCATTTTCAATCGCAAAAGACAATGCTGAAGACATTATTGATCACAACAGAAACTACGTTGATGATATTGAAG ACTCTGTAGAAAAGGCTAAGCATAATGTAAAATCAGCAGTAGACGATAGCACAAAGGCCATTGATGCGACTACAG ATTCGATAAACGCCACGGTCGACAGCACCAAGAAGGCTGCTGAAGAAGCCAAAGCTCAAGCCCTGAAAGCAGCTGAAGACGCCAAGGAAAAGGCTCGTCAAGCCGCTGAAGCCGCTAAGGAAGAGGCCAGGAAAGCTGCCGAGGCTGCCAAGGAAGAAGCTAAGAAAGCTGCCA aCTCAGCCGTAGAAGAGTCTAAGAAGGCGGCGGAGAGCGCGGTGGACAGCACGCTGAAGCGCGTGGAGGGCGCCGCGGACGAGGGGCTCAAGAACGCCAGCGCCGCCGTCGACGCCAAGCTCAAGAACGCCGACAAGTACTTGAACGAGAAACGGGATGCG TTGCTGTCCAACATTTCTTCAGCCGCTCACGATGGATCCGAGGGAGCAGCCGGTCTGCTGAGCAAGGGTCTGGCGGCTTTCCCCAAGTAA